A genomic window from Methanovulcanius yangii includes:
- a CDS encoding SLC13 family permease codes for MKKTIGRILGIVVFLAILLWPADPSFFPVQATAASTALMVIWWITEAIPIQATALLPLVLFPALGVLSSGDAAAPYADKTIFLFMGGFIIAMSMQRWGLHERIALAILSRMGSSSRMLIFGFMVATAFLSMWISNTACAMMMIPIAIAIIATILPRSDVRLEEMEETQREFAECMVISIAYAASIGGLATVIGTPPNGIFLAQMETLFPGVPPIDFFTWLKIGLPLVVVFLPIAWLWLVYGPYRHMPKKISHGREIIEQRLKELGPMGAGEKWTLVVFVLTALAWIMRTEKSIGDFIIPGINTFLPMVHDSTIAIAGAVLLFLLPVDRANGVYTMNWEWAKKIPWGILILFGGGIALSKAFIASGLAQVIIDNFTVFNALSVVVAVLIVGIIISLLTEVTSNTAMASVMIPIMAVTSISMGIHPWILMLTATFACSLAFMLPVATPPNAVAYGSGYISMQDMIKTGWVLNFIGIGILTVMMFTVFMWVLGFGVAIPDWALTPNLGL; via the coding sequence ATGAAGAAAACAATAGGAAGAATTCTCGGGATCGTTGTATTCCTCGCCATTCTCTTGTGGCCGGCGGACCCGTCATTCTTCCCGGTACAGGCGACTGCCGCGTCGACTGCACTGATGGTCATCTGGTGGATCACCGAGGCGATACCCATTCAGGCAACGGCGCTCCTGCCGCTGGTCCTCTTCCCTGCGCTCGGTGTTCTCTCGTCCGGTGACGCTGCGGCCCCCTATGCAGACAAGACAATCTTCCTCTTCATGGGTGGTTTCATCATTGCCATGTCCATGCAGCGTTGGGGGCTGCATGAACGTATTGCCCTCGCTATCCTGAGCAGGATGGGGTCCAGTTCACGGATGCTCATCTTCGGCTTCATGGTGGCGACGGCGTTTCTGTCGATGTGGATCTCAAACACCGCCTGTGCGATGATGATGATCCCGATTGCCATTGCGATCATCGCGACCATTCTCCCCCGCTCGGATGTCCGGCTGGAGGAGATGGAGGAGACCCAACGGGAATTTGCCGAGTGCATGGTCATCTCGATTGCGTATGCCGCCTCCATCGGCGGACTTGCAACCGTCATCGGCACACCGCCCAACGGGATATTCCTTGCACAGATGGAGACGCTCTTCCCCGGCGTCCCTCCGATTGACTTCTTCACCTGGCTGAAGATCGGTCTGCCGCTCGTGGTTGTCTTCCTGCCAATTGCGTGGCTTTGGCTCGTCTACGGTCCGTACCGGCACATGCCGAAGAAGATCTCGCACGGAAGGGAGATCATCGAACAGCGACTGAAGGAGCTCGGGCCCATGGGCGCCGGCGAGAAGTGGACGCTTGTTGTCTTCGTCCTGACGGCACTTGCCTGGATCATGCGCACGGAGAAGAGTATTGGTGACTTCATCATACCGGGAATCAACACGTTTCTCCCGATGGTCCATGACTCCACGATCGCGATTGCAGGCGCCGTCCTTCTCTTCCTCCTCCCGGTGGACCGGGCAAACGGCGTCTACACGATGAACTGGGAGTGGGCAAAGAAGATCCCGTGGGGAATTCTCATCCTCTTCGGCGGCGGTATCGCGCTCTCCAAGGCCTTCATCGCGTCCGGACTTGCGCAGGTGATCATCGACAACTTCACCGTCTTCAATGCCCTCTCCGTGGTTGTGGCGGTCCTCATCGTTGGCATCATCATCTCGCTTCTCACCGAGGTGACGTCGAACACCGCGATGGCGTCCGTGATGATTCCTATCATGGCGGTCACGTCCATATCGATGGGGATTCACCCGTGGATTCTGATGCTGACCGCGACCTTCGCCTGTTCGCTTGCGTTCATGCTCCCGGTGGCAACCCCGCCGAACGCCGTCGCCTACGGCAGCGGCTACATCAGCATGCAGGATATGATCAAGACCGGCTGGGTCCTCAACTTCATCGGCATCGGCATCCTGACGGTCATGATGTTTACGGTCTTCATGTGGGTCCTCGGGTTCGGGGTTGCAATCCCCGACTGGGCGCTCACCCCCAATCTCGGGTTGTAG
- a CDS encoding PGF-pre-PGF domain-containing protein, whose amino-acid sequence MMRRNNYPPNRSGTAVLCAFCLFLCVIMMSGAASATPGPINPYNNTYVMVANDAGAKYDDYGDNTYLIQFKGATKGLKSLHISDAYDNPSGESMVTDAKSGTFFVTSTDGTGYYQDNLLLVAVNGTIADDFSLTLNVAGYNWTVEGAPLFENLTYEPNALDETFTAGDFGYGPQTWKPAGAEDYPLVVGQDMSDTTNTFHLALIDLNVGALNGANANYENCTDLGAIRVDYAISGLGASCAFNAYAYTAGLVQWTNDVTGDQTTPSGLLVMRELPGPVPVSDTYVWVANDAGARYDIFDNGTYRIKFKGEDKGLNSLHLAQSADSVTGEPSVTDAQSGTFYVTSSAEKDFWDELVLMVAVGGDVPADFTLALNASGYVWTAATDGSQPDHSSATYTPGALDESFGKADLFYGPQYWKPTGNADPYPIYHGQDMTDTTDNFSVMFVDLNCGLLHNSTLTNNGFVQIDYAFTNLPETASFNLYGYSNQTDVTCFQWTNRLDDESSTTPSGYIVQTTAPVPVGMDILPASWGMGVGDTVQFIAHLLDSGANAIVGALIDWESSVPGVGSITAGGLLNALSAGTTVVTASSGGFSAEAPVAVSLHPIAYNTIFVEVANDDGPHYDDYGNGTYFIGEDIGYNSMHITTNLSEASGQVTTTEATSGTFYLTDTGGKGYKDDAILMIAVNGTVPADFALTLEAAGYQWTPNVIENTAPPEGAVTYNASALAETFTVGDFMYGPQYWKPADDDSAPYPIFYGQDMTDLTNTFSVMFVDLNCGILGKYPDLENGGAVQVDYSVTGLESQMTFNLYGYCKNPNAEDGSDIVLWTNSLAEGSASGYSVVTPLPPTPTPTPTPVTPSGGGSSSTVAASSYGMTAGVPATLAMPGSSIVHQIVVTPSENVNKFLITVRTTGLPSYMEGPDADVWKYLLFTLYDATDDQIGSGIIEFTVPASWFTDLGYTVDDIRLMRYVDGVWVELPTTWVGTTEDTATFTAETPGFSYFAIAAMKAEVPPPITTGEPTTAPTTSPTATGATPTATGTVPATEPTETPAPVFAALGGLGAAGLLLSRRESR is encoded by the coding sequence ATGATGAGACGAAATAATTACCCGCCGAACAGGAGCGGCACGGCCGTGCTCTGTGCCTTCTGCCTGTTCCTGTGCGTGATCATGATGAGCGGGGCGGCATCTGCCACCCCCGGACCGATCAACCCCTACAACAACACCTACGTGATGGTGGCAAACGACGCAGGGGCGAAGTACGATGACTATGGCGACAACACCTACCTGATCCAGTTCAAGGGGGCAACGAAGGGACTCAAATCCCTCCACATCAGCGATGCCTATGACAATCCCTCCGGGGAGTCAATGGTGACGGATGCCAAGAGCGGCACCTTCTTTGTCACCTCGACCGACGGGACCGGATATTACCAGGACAATCTGCTCCTCGTTGCCGTGAACGGGACCATTGCCGATGATTTCTCCCTTACGCTCAATGTTGCGGGGTACAACTGGACCGTCGAGGGGGCGCCCCTCTTCGAGAACCTGACCTACGAACCAAACGCCCTTGATGAGACCTTCACCGCAGGGGACTTCGGCTATGGCCCCCAGACATGGAAGCCGGCCGGGGCCGAGGACTATCCCCTTGTCGTGGGACAGGACATGTCCGATACGACGAACACCTTCCACCTTGCCCTCATCGATCTCAACGTCGGGGCGCTCAACGGCGCAAATGCGAATTATGAAAACTGCACCGACCTCGGCGCCATCCGTGTCGACTATGCAATCAGCGGCCTCGGCGCATCCTGTGCGTTCAATGCCTACGCCTACACCGCGGGTCTCGTCCAGTGGACCAACGATGTCACCGGCGACCAGACGACTCCGAGCGGCCTCCTCGTCATGCGGGAACTCCCCGGCCCCGTACCAGTTTCCGACACCTATGTGTGGGTCGCCAATGACGCCGGCGCCCGGTACGACATCTTCGACAACGGCACTTACCGCATCAAATTCAAGGGAGAGGACAAGGGCCTCAACTCGCTCCATCTCGCGCAGTCCGCCGACTCGGTGACCGGCGAACCCTCCGTCACCGATGCCCAGTCCGGGACGTTCTACGTGACATCATCCGCTGAAAAGGACTTCTGGGACGAGCTGGTGCTCATGGTCGCGGTGGGCGGCGATGTCCCGGCCGACTTTACGCTTGCCCTCAACGCCTCGGGATACGTCTGGACAGCAGCGACGGACGGCAGCCAGCCTGACCATTCATCTGCCACATACACCCCTGGAGCCCTCGACGAGTCCTTCGGCAAGGCCGATCTCTTCTACGGTCCGCAGTACTGGAAGCCGACCGGCAACGCGGACCCCTACCCCATCTACCACGGGCAGGACATGACCGATACGACGGACAACTTCTCGGTGATGTTCGTTGACCTGAACTGCGGCCTGCTGCACAACAGTACCCTTACCAACAACGGGTTTGTGCAGATCGACTATGCGTTCACGAACCTGCCGGAGACCGCGTCCTTCAACCTCTACGGATACTCGAACCAGACCGACGTCACCTGCTTCCAGTGGACGAACCGTCTCGACGACGAGTCCTCCACCACCCCCAGCGGATACATCGTGCAGACGACCGCCCCTGTGCCGGTGGGAATGGACATTCTTCCGGCATCGTGGGGGATGGGGGTCGGTGACACCGTCCAGTTCATCGCCCATCTCCTCGACAGCGGCGCAAACGCCATCGTGGGCGCCCTCATCGACTGGGAGTCCTCCGTTCCGGGAGTCGGATCCATCACCGCTGGCGGACTTTTAAACGCCCTCTCGGCAGGTACGACCGTTGTGACTGCTTCCTCCGGAGGATTTTCCGCAGAAGCCCCGGTCGCCGTCTCCCTGCACCCGATTGCCTACAACACTATCTTTGTCGAGGTCGCAAACGACGACGGCCCCCACTATGACGACTACGGCAACGGCACCTACTTCATCGGCGAGGACATCGGCTACAACTCGATGCATATCACGACCAACCTCTCCGAAGCCTCCGGCCAGGTGACCACGACCGAGGCAACTTCGGGCACCTTCTATCTGACCGACACCGGTGGAAAGGGCTACAAGGACGACGCCATCCTGATGATCGCGGTCAACGGGACCGTTCCGGCGGACTTTGCCCTGACCCTTGAGGCGGCAGGTTACCAGTGGACGCCGAATGTCATCGAAAACACCGCTCCGCCGGAGGGTGCCGTCACCTACAACGCCTCCGCCCTCGCGGAGACCTTCACCGTCGGGGACTTCATGTACGGTCCCCAGTACTGGAAACCTGCGGATGACGACAGTGCCCCCTACCCGATCTTCTACGGGCAGGACATGACCGATCTCACCAACACGTTCTCGGTGATGTTCGTCGACCTGAACTGTGGAATCCTCGGCAAGTACCCGGACCTAGAAAACGGCGGTGCCGTGCAGGTGGACTATTCCGTCACCGGGCTGGAGTCGCAGATGACCTTCAACCTCTACGGCTACTGCAAGAACCCGAACGCAGAGGACGGGAGCGACATCGTTCTCTGGACGAACAGCCTCGCCGAGGGATCGGCATCCGGCTACTCCGTCGTCACCCCCCTCCCTCCCACCCCAACTCCAACGCCGACACCCGTGACCCCGTCGGGCGGCGGCAGTTCCAGTACTGTTGCGGCCTCTTCCTACGGCATGACGGCAGGCGTTCCCGCCACTCTCGCAATGCCCGGCTCCTCCATCGTACATCAGATCGTGGTGACCCCGTCGGAGAATGTCAATAAGTTCCTGATCACCGTCAGGACCACCGGGCTGCCCTCATACATGGAGGGCCCGGATGCCGACGTCTGGAAATACCTGCTTTTCACCCTCTACGACGCCACCGATGACCAGATCGGAAGCGGAATCATCGAATTCACCGTGCCCGCCTCGTGGTTCACGGACCTCGGCTATACAGTGGATGATATCCGCCTGATGCGATATGTGGACGGCGTTTGGGTGGAGCTTCCGACCACCTGGGTCGGCACCACGGAAGATACCGCCACCTTCACTGCAGAGACTCCCGGATTCTCGTATTTCGCGATCGCTGCCATGAAGGCGGAAGTCCCGCCGCCAATAACCACCGGTGAGCCGACCACTGCACCCACCACGAGCCCGACGGCAACCGGTGCCACACCAACCGCCACCGGCACCGTGCCCGCCACCGAACCCACGGAGACACCCGCACCGGTGTTTGCAGCCCTTGGCGGACTGGGAGCGGCAGGACTTCTCCTTTCCCGGAGAGAGTCCAGATAA
- a CDS encoding AAA family ATPase has protein sequence MTTDKQIEVLNRQAGEYSRSLAAAAAEIARVMVGQQEAADRLLTALVAGGHVLLEGVPGIAKTLLVRTLAQTIDCSFARIQFTPDLLPADITGTTVFRQDTCSFATVKGPVFHHCILADEINRAPPKVQSALLEAMQERQVTIQGETWPLPDPFFVLATQNPIESEGTYPLPEAQVDRFMFKTLMTYPSRDEEIAILERFTGGEVHLPSPALSAADVAAVQAFCREVYADAEVMHYVASLVDATRHPAEYAVESGGYLAFGASPRASLSLLLGAKANAVRAGRGYVIPDDVKGIARDALRHRLMLTYEGEAEGIAPDTIIDEVLLRVPVP, from the coding sequence ATGACAACTGACAAACAGATTGAGGTCCTGAACCGCCAGGCGGGGGAGTACTCCCGCTCCCTCGCGGCAGCGGCAGCTGAGATTGCCCGGGTGATGGTCGGGCAGCAGGAAGCGGCCGACCGTCTCCTCACCGCCCTCGTGGCCGGCGGACACGTCCTCCTCGAGGGGGTTCCCGGCATCGCAAAGACCCTTCTCGTGCGCACCCTTGCGCAGACGATCGACTGCTCGTTTGCCCGCATCCAGTTCACCCCCGACCTCCTCCCCGCTGATATCACGGGAACGACGGTCTTCCGGCAGGACACCTGCTCCTTTGCGACGGTGAAAGGTCCGGTCTTTCACCACTGCATCCTCGCAGACGAGATCAACCGTGCCCCGCCGAAGGTGCAGTCGGCGCTCCTCGAGGCGATGCAGGAGCGGCAGGTGACCATCCAGGGGGAGACCTGGCCTCTCCCCGACCCCTTCTTCGTGCTCGCGACACAGAATCCCATCGAATCGGAGGGGACCTATCCCCTCCCCGAGGCGCAGGTGGACCGGTTCATGTTCAAGACCCTGATGACCTATCCCTCCCGCGACGAAGAGATCGCCATACTGGAGCGGTTCACGGGGGGCGAGGTCCACCTTCCGTCACCGGCATTGAGCGCCGCCGACGTGGCCGCGGTGCAGGCCTTCTGCCGCGAGGTCTACGCCGACGCCGAGGTGATGCACTATGTCGCCTCGCTCGTGGATGCGACCCGCCATCCGGCGGAGTACGCGGTGGAGAGCGGGGGGTATCTCGCCTTCGGGGCATCGCCCCGTGCCTCGCTATCTCTCCTCCTCGGCGCCAAGGCAAATGCCGTCCGTGCGGGCCGCGGGTATGTCATCCCGGATGATGTCAAGGGCATCGCCAGGGATGCTCTCCGTCACCGCCTGATGCTCACCTACGAAGGAGAGGCGGAGGGCATCGCGCCCGATACCATCATCGATGAGGTGCTCTTACGGGTGCCGGTGCCGTAA
- a CDS encoding DUF58 domain-containing protein, with product MHHLADDETLAAVLRDTRAVLLQEGLAKSPYAGAHATRLRGQGIEFAEIRDYVPGDDVRAIDWNVSARHGRPFVRVCTEEREQTLYLMVDCSASMATGADVARWHTAVRIAASLILGAVRSGDRAGLLLYSDRVEGFYPARKGRRNALFLIQRLIDVRPHSKGSDMRPALRHFTARVPRESAVAVISDFLSPLPARELAVFARRHDVRAVEVNASHEHALPPVGLVWLEDPETGEAVLADTTDPVLREAYRRIIAEEERVLDDRFGRCRIPQIRVDAGGAWDLPLRLLYGNISGRRG from the coding sequence ATGCACCATCTGGCGGATGACGAGACCCTTGCGGCGGTGCTCCGGGACACCCGTGCCGTCCTTTTGCAGGAAGGACTGGCAAAGAGCCCGTATGCCGGGGCGCATGCAACGCGGCTGCGGGGGCAGGGCATTGAGTTTGCCGAGATTCGCGATTATGTCCCCGGCGATGATGTCCGGGCGATCGACTGGAACGTCTCCGCCCGGCACGGCCGTCCCTTCGTCAGGGTATGCACCGAAGAGCGGGAGCAGACGCTCTACCTCATGGTGGACTGCTCGGCCTCGATGGCGACGGGTGCGGATGTTGCCCGGTGGCACACCGCCGTGCGCATTGCGGCCTCCCTCATCCTCGGGGCGGTCCGGTCGGGTGATCGTGCCGGCCTCCTTCTCTACAGCGACCGGGTGGAAGGGTTCTATCCTGCCAGAAAGGGGCGCAGGAATGCACTCTTTCTGATCCAAAGGCTCATTGATGTCCGTCCACACTCCAAGGGGAGCGACATGCGGCCGGCGCTGCGCCACTTTACCGCCCGCGTGCCGCGGGAGAGTGCGGTCGCCGTGATATCGGACTTTCTTTCCCCCCTCCCCGCAAGGGAGCTTGCCGTCTTTGCCCGCAGGCATGACGTCCGGGCAGTGGAAGTGAACGCTTCGCATGAGCATGCACTGCCTCCGGTCGGCCTCGTGTGGCTCGAGGATCCCGAGACCGGCGAGGCGGTCCTTGCCGACACGACGGACCCTGTGCTGCGGGAGGCCTACCGCCGCATCATCGCAGAGGAAGAGAGGGTGCTGGACGATCGTTTCGGCCGCTGCCGCATCCCGCAGATACGGGTGGACGCAGGCGGTGCCTGGGACCTTCCCCTGCGCCTCCTCTATGGGAACATTTCCGGGAGGAGGGGGTAG
- a CDS encoding vWA domain-containing protein, whose translation MAGFFHPLWLTGLLLVPVLVLWHRRAVRQRRRAALAFSRVAAIREAAEGTRTSRRPLVLLACPLLALSLIFIGLAGPHVPLDQAEEGVSVVLVMDVSGSMQATDYAPTRLDAAKSAAKALLEGLREGDYAGVVTFESGARSAAYLSPDRDRVIRDLYAIAPRTGSTALGDGLLLGIDMADAIPGRRKVVVLLSDGVANAGSVSPDEAAAVALERGIPVHTVGIGSDGPVITGYDAFGTPEYAELDETTLQRIAAETGGDYYRSVNATTLRTIYEGIAGEIPREPQETDIGYVFYLCAVGVIIAEFSLRYGRGRILP comes from the coding sequence ATGGCAGGATTCTTCCATCCGCTCTGGCTGACCGGGCTTCTCCTCGTGCCGGTGCTCGTACTCTGGCACCGGCGGGCGGTCCGGCAGCGGCGCCGTGCGGCGCTTGCCTTCTCGCGGGTGGCGGCGATACGGGAGGCGGCCGAGGGGACACGGACTTCCCGACGGCCGCTCGTGCTCCTTGCATGCCCGCTCCTCGCCCTCTCGCTCATCTTCATCGGGCTTGCCGGCCCCCATGTCCCGCTGGACCAGGCCGAGGAGGGAGTGAGCGTCGTCCTCGTAATGGACGTCTCGGGGAGCATGCAGGCGACGGATTATGCCCCTACCCGTCTCGATGCCGCAAAGAGCGCCGCAAAGGCGCTCCTCGAGGGGCTGCGGGAGGGGGACTATGCGGGGGTCGTCACCTTCGAGTCGGGCGCCCGGAGTGCCGCCTACCTCTCGCCCGACCGGGACCGGGTCATCCGAGACCTGTATGCCATCGCACCACGGACCGGCTCCACGGCGCTCGGCGACGGGCTTCTCCTGGGAATTGACATGGCCGACGCCATCCCGGGCAGGAGGAAGGTCGTCGTCCTCCTCTCCGACGGGGTCGCCAATGCCGGTTCCGTCTCGCCCGATGAGGCTGCCGCCGTTGCACTGGAGCGGGGCATACCGGTCCATACCGTCGGGATCGGCTCCGACGGGCCGGTCATCACCGGGTATGACGCCTTTGGAACCCCGGAGTACGCCGAACTGGATGAGACAACCCTGCAGCGGATTGCCGCCGAAACCGGCGGGGACTATTACCGGTCGGTCAATGCAACCACGCTCAGGACGATCTACGAGGGCATTGCAGGAGAGATTCCCCGCGAACCGCAGGAGACGGACATCGGATATGTCTTTTACCTCTGCGCCGTAGGCGTGATCATCGCGGAATTCTCCCTGCGGTATGGCAGGGGGAGGATTCTGCCATGA
- a CDS encoding ABC transporter substrate-binding protein, which translates to MTIFLGMDDTDNLESRGTGRLARAVAKAIDEHYPVSGVTRHQLYVHADIPFTSHNSCAVLHIESDEPSVVPEVFDIAEEMMLEDFIEGSDPGLCAAHASAITPALQAYGWDAKVTVLTQERARTLAKNHGIALKGLGGTEDGVIGSLAGLGLASTGNDGRLLMKGTIRDHTGPQDAQVLLAAGIDEIWSLDGQRVTDGTIFTQTGKSVKANMVGGRVVLMVEACDGGWTALKRH; encoded by the coding sequence ATGACAATATTTCTTGGGATGGATGACACCGACAACCTCGAATCACGCGGAACCGGGAGGCTTGCACGTGCGGTCGCAAAGGCCATCGATGAGCATTACCCTGTCAGCGGCGTAACCCGCCATCAGCTCTACGTTCACGCAGACATTCCCTTCACGTCGCACAACAGCTGTGCCGTGCTTCACATAGAATCCGATGAACCATCGGTCGTGCCTGAGGTCTTTGACATCGCAGAGGAGATGATGCTGGAGGATTTCATCGAGGGGAGCGATCCCGGCCTCTGTGCGGCGCATGCATCGGCCATCACTCCGGCGCTGCAGGCCTATGGGTGGGATGCGAAGGTGACGGTCCTTACCCAGGAGCGTGCCCGGACCCTTGCAAAGAACCATGGCATCGCCCTCAAGGGTCTCGGGGGGACGGAGGATGGTGTCATCGGTTCACTTGCCGGGCTCGGCCTTGCCTCGACAGGAAATGACGGCAGGCTGCTGATGAAAGGCACCATCCGTGACCATACCGGCCCTCAGGATGCGCAGGTGCTCCTCGCCGCAGGCATCGATGAGATCTGGAGCCTTGACGGGCAGCGGGTCACCGACGGGACGATCTTCACCCAGACAGGAAAGTCGGTGAAGGCGAATATGGTCGGCGGCCGCGTCGTCCTCATGGTGGAAGCCTGCGACGGCGGCTGGACGGCGCTGAAACGGCACTAA
- a CDS encoding ECF transporter S component, whose protein sequence is MVETRIRDDPKEERAAGGFFTLNEIALLSLCGALVFVLKIVLKIPLALPGHSGAFWVIPIIIGVAVVRKFGSGTYIGLISGILASFFGFDPVHIFSIFKYCAIGLAIDLTSFGFGYRLENPAVGFIVGATGNIVKMVVNYAVQVFFGINAGFILLGIGLSSVTHLIFGGLGGMIAAYIAGRLMRAGVIHGGDE, encoded by the coding sequence ATGGTAGAGACCCGCATCCGGGATGACCCGAAGGAGGAGAGGGCGGCGGGAGGCTTTTTCACCCTCAATGAGATCGCCCTCCTCTCCCTCTGCGGGGCGCTCGTCTTTGTCCTGAAGATCGTCCTGAAGATCCCCCTTGCCCTTCCCGGTCATTCCGGAGCGTTCTGGGTGATCCCCATCATCATCGGCGTTGCTGTTGTCAGGAAGTTCGGCTCCGGCACCTACATCGGCCTCATATCGGGCATTCTGGCCTCATTTTTCGGCTTCGATCCGGTGCATATCTTCTCGATCTTCAAGTACTGCGCCATCGGTCTCGCCATTGATCTAACCTCCTTCGGCTTTGGCTACCGGCTGGAGAACCCGGCCGTCGGGTTCATCGTCGGGGCGACGGGCAACATCGTCAAGATGGTCGTCAACTACGCCGTGCAGGTCTTCTTCGGCATCAACGCCGGGTTCATCCTCCTCGGTATCGGCCTCTCGTCGGTGACCCACCTGATCTTCGGGGGCCTCGGCGGCATGATCGCCGCGTACATCGCCGGGCGCCTCATGCGGGCAGGGGTGATTCATGGTGGCGACGAGTGA